In the genome of Drosophila subpulchrella strain 33 F10 #4 breed RU33 chromosome 2L, RU_Dsub_v1.1 Primary Assembly, whole genome shotgun sequence, one region contains:
- the LOC119548817 gene encoding restin homolog isoform X13, with protein sequence MGISRKKKAKKSDHNSAVLTANTEQFIIGQRVWLGGLRPGQIAYIGETHFAPGEWAGVVLDEPNGKNDGCVSGKRYFQCEPKRGIFSRLTRLTTYPMSGAQTPTSPLAKNSPDRSRTVSPTASIRSSMLRSPGIGGKNGMAVGDRVIVSSGFGSRPGILRYLGETQFAPGNWCGVELDEPSGKNDGAVDDIRYFECKPKYGVFVPIAKVSLSPSSKKTRLSRTGSRESLTSIGTMNSIATTATSRMRMNAQQRKSITPVKPILATPKSQYSMQDLLREKQQHVEQLMVERDLDREDAQNQALQLQKNINELKARIVELESALGDERKKSEELQFSVDEAQFCGDEMNAQSQVYKEKIHDLETKITQLVSATPSLQSIPPPPPDDSAFKEEIAKLQEKLNTQQKETESRIAEQLEEEQRLRENVKYLQDQNATLQSELLSKDEALEKFSLSESGLENLRRELALLKEENEKQAEEAQAVFSRKLTEKSELLEKITSELQSLKAVSDSLESERVNKTDECEILQTEVRMRDEQIKELSQQLDELTTQLNVQKADSSALDDMLRLQTAGSDEKSTLLEKTEKELNQFKEEALKNQQEKEQLEKQLTELKQLAEQEKLVREKAETEINQIKLEKVNIEQQLALKETELENFQKKQSETQAHLQENKDLINQKDLKLIESGESLKQLQLQLDEKTKVQDKLLADLEELKKNQETVLIKKDQDLQQLQAKSTELEGSLKSTQEQLEQLQQQAAASGEEGSKNLAKLQEEISQLKAHAEKTQSELKSSQSDVEAKTKQLQLANGSLEEEAKKLVNLQEQITKLKAEVEETQSALSSSHTDVESKTKQLEAANAALEKVNKDYAESRAEASHLQDQVKEITDTLHAELLAERSSSSDLHTKLSKFSDELATGQKELTSKADAWSQEMLQKEKELQELRTQLQDSQDNQTKLKAEGERKEKSLEESIKNLQEQLAKSKAENQELSTGTQETIKELQERLEISNAEIQHKEKMATEDTQKIADLKTLVEAIQVANANISATNEELSTVLEVLQAERSETNHIFELFEMEADMNSERLIEKLTGMKEELKDTHLQLDEQQKKYQDLELKLEQTQQSEQTLQQESLTSKEQLKELQQSLVEVQDSLKQKEELVQKLEGQLKETSTKLEGQSTSSQEVQLKLEEAEKNKKNLQEESAKLIEQLQALQKTQSELSESLKKKDELVQSLEEKLKESNTQLETQNSATKETQVKLEEAQQREKALQEEAAKLNGELQQVQQANGEVRDSLVKVEELVKVFEEKLQAATAQLEGQQATNKELQELLVKSQETEGNLQGESLAITEKLRQLEQANGELQESLSNKEKSLTDFENKLQESNSLLEGQKKSHNELQDKLEKAQERERNLQEETSKLAEQLSQLQLKNEELQKSLQQKQSLLEKGNEFDTQLAEYQKVIDEMDDSASVKSKLLEQLQNRVVELEAALHKANEAQKTANQETKELRRQLESLESEKTREILTLKTQMNGAGSRSGKGDELESLDTETSLAKINFLNSIIADMQQKNDALKAKVQTLETMPMDFTKPHAFDVLTKRKPAPRLFCDICDEFDQHETEDCPIQASEDRDYSPPPSEANNNEKERKLPAPRKYCDSCEVFGHDTSECADDETF encoded by the exons ATGGGTATTAGCAGAAAAAAGAAAGCCAAAAAGAGTG ATCACAACAGCGCAGTGCTGACAGCAAATACAGAGCAGTTCATCATTGGCCAGCGGGTTTGGCTTGGTGGCCTTCGTCCCGGACAGATTGCCTACATTGGCGAAACACACTTTGCACCCGGCGAATGGGCGGGCGTGGTCCTGGATGAACCAAATG GTAAAAACGATGGCTGTGTGTCGGGCAAAAGATACTTCCAGTGCGAGCCGAAACGCGGCATTTTCTCACGCCTCACACGTCTTACCACATATCCCATGTCTGGGGCCCAGACACCGACTTCTCCCTTGGCCAAAAACTCCCCGGACAGATCGCGCACAGTCTCCCCAACTGCGAGTATTCGTAGCTCTATGCTTCGCAGTCCAGGCATTGGTGGCA AAAACGGAATGGCTGTGGGCGATCGTGTGATTGTCTCCTCTGGATTTGGCAGTCGTCCTGGTATTTTACGCTATTTGGGTGAGACACAATTCGCTCCTGGCAATTGGTGCGGCGTGGAATTGGATGAGCCAAGCGGCAAGAACGATGGAGCTGTGGATGATATAAG ATACTTCGAGTGCAAGCCCAAGTACGGGGTGTTTGTACCTATAGCGAAGGTTTCGCTATCGCCGTCTTCGAAGAAAACGCGTCTTTCGAGGACCGGATCACGGGAGTCCCTCACCTCGATCGGCACCATGAACAGCATCGCCACCACGGCCACGTCGCGCATGCGCATGAATGCTCAG CAGCGCAAGTCGATCACGCCCGTTAAGCCAATTTTAGCGACGCCGAAAAGCCAATATTCCATGCAG GATCTGCTGCGCGAGAAGCAACAACATGTGGAGCAGCTGATGGTGGAGCGCGATTTGGACCGCGAGGATGCCCAGAATCAGGCGCTGCAGCTGCAGAAGAACATCAACGAG CTAAAGGCAAGAATTGTTGAATTGGAGTCGGCATTGGGAGATGAACGAAAGAAATCGGAAGAGTTGCAGTTCTCTGTAGACGAAGCACAGTTTTGTGGCGATGAAATGAAT GCTCAGTCCCAGGTCTACAAAGAAAAAATCCACGATCTGGAGACGAAAATCACACAGCTGGTGTCCg CCACTCCCAGTCTGCAGAGTATACCACCACCGCCGCCAGATGATAGTGCCTTTAAGGAGGAAATTGCTAAACTGCAGGAAAAGTTAAATACTCAGCAGAAGGAAACGGAATCCCGGATCGCCGAGCAgctggaggaggagcagcgGCTGAGGGAAAATGTAAAGTACCTGCAAGATCAAAATGCCACTCTTCAGTCAGAGCTGCTTTCCAAGGATGAGGCCCTTGAAAAATTCTCCCTCTCAGAAAGTGGACTAGAAAATCTCCGAAGGGAACTTGCGCTGCTCAAGGAAGAAAACGAAAAACAAGCTGAGGAGGCACAAGCTGTTTTCTCTCGAAAACTGACCGAAAAATCGGAACTGCTGGAAAAAATCACCTCCGAATTGCAGAGCCTGAAGGCAGTCTCCGATTCTCTGGAAAGCGAAAGGGTTAACAAAACTGATGAATGCGAGATTCTTCAAACCGAAGTCCGCATGCGGGATGAGCAAATCAAGGAGCTAAGTCAACAACTCGATGAGCTAACCACCCAATTAAATGTACAAAAAGCAGATAGTTCGGCTCTGGATGATATGCTACGGTTGCAAACGGCTGGAAGTGATGAGAAATCGACCCTTTTAGAGAAAACCGAGAAGGAGCTAAATCAATTTAAAGAAGAGGCTTTGAAAAATCAACAGGAAAAAGAGCAACTTGAAAAGCAATTAACTGAATTAAAGCAATTGGCGGAACAAGAAAAACTAGTCAGAGAAAAGGCTGAAACTGAAAtcaatcaaataaaattagaaaaaGTAAACATAGAGCAGCAATTGGCCTTAAAAGAAACTGAACTTGAGAACTTCCAAAAGAAACAGTCTGAAACACAGGCTCATCTTCAGGAAAACAAGGATCTGATTAACCAAAAAGATCTAAAATTAATTGAATCTGGTGAATCCCTTAAACAACTGCAACTTCAACTGGATGAGAAAACTAAAGTTCAAGATAAACTCTTAGCTGACCTGGAAGAGCTGAAGAAAAATCAGGAAactgttttaattaaaaaggatCAGGATCTACAGCAGCTTCAGGCGAAGTCAACTGAGCTCGAAGGATCTCTAAAGTCCACTCAAGAACAATTAGAGCAACTTCAGCAACAGGCAGCCGCATCTGGAGAAGAGGGTTCCAAGAATTTGGCCAAATTGCAGGAAGAGATTAGTCAGCTTAAGGCCCACGCTGAGAAAACTCAATCCGAGCTAAAATCTAGCCAATCGGATGTGGAAGCCAAGACAAAACAATTGCAGTTAGCCAATGGAAGTCTAGAAGAGGAGGCCAAGAAGTTGGTCAATCTGCAGGAACAGATTACCAAACTTAAAGCCGAAGTGGAGGAGACCCAGTCAGCTCTCAGTTCAAGTCATACGGATGTGGAATCCAAAACTAAGCAATTGGAGGCAGCCAATGCTGCTCTTGAAAAAGTCAACAAG GACTACGCGGAATCGCGAGCGGAAGCTTCCCATCTGCAAGATCAGGTCAAGGAGATCACTGATACACTTCATGCTGAGCTACTGGCTGAACGATCCTCCTCCAGCGACCTACATACCAAACTCTCCAAGTTTTCGGATGAATTAGCCACCGGTCAAAAGGAACTGACCAGCAAAGCCGATGCCTGGAGCCAGGAGATGCTGCAGAAGGAAAAGGAACTGCAGGAGTTGCGAACGCAACTTCAAGACAGCCAAGACAACCAGACAAAACTGAAAGCAGAGGGAGAACGGAAGGAGAAATCTCTAGAAGAATCTATCAAGAATCTTCAGGAACAACTAGCCAAGTCTAAGGCGGAAAATCAAGAACTGAGCACTGGCACGCAGGAGACCATCAAGGAGCTTCAGGAGCGTCTGGAAATCAGCAATGCCGAGATTCAACACAAAGAGAAAATGGCCACTGAAGATACGCAGAAGATAGCTGATCTTAAAACGCTTGTGGAAGCCATCCAGGTGGCTAATGCCAACATATCGGCCACCAACGAAGAGCTCTCTACCGTACTGGAAGTGCTTCAAGCGGAAAGGAGTGAAACAAATCACATATTCGAGCTTTTTGAAATGGAGGCAGATATGAACTCAGAGCGACTAATCGAAAAACTAACTGGTATGAAGGAGGAGCTGAAGGATACCCATCTTCAACTGGATGAGCAGCAGAAAAAGTACCAGGACCTGGAGTTGAAACTAGAGCAAACGCAGCAAAGTGAGCAGACTTTGCAACAGGAATCCTTGACTTCCAAGGAGCAACTAAAGGAACTACAACAGTCCCTCGTAGAAGTTCAAGACTCTCTTAAGCAAAAAGAGGAACTTGTCCAGAAATTGGAAGGTCAGCTTAAGGAAACCAGTACCAAATTAGAAGGTCAATCAACTTCCTCTCAGGAAGTCCAACTAAAACTTGAAGAAGCTGAGAAGAATAAAAAGAACTTACAAGAGGAGAGTGCCAAATTAATCGAACAACTGCAGGCGCTACAAAAAACCCAGTCGGAACTCTCCGAGTCCCTCAAGAAAAAGGATGAACTTGTACAGAGTTTGGAGGAGAAACTGAAAGAAAGCAATACTCAATTAGAAACCCAAAATTCTGCGACAAAAGAAACCCAAGTTAAACTGGAGGAGGCGCAACAGAGGGAGAAAGCCTTGCAGGAAGAGGCTGCCAAATTAAACGGTGAGCTGCAACAAGTCCAACAGGCCAATGGAGAAGTAAGGGATTCCCTGGTAAAAGTAGAAGAGTTGGTGAAAGTTTTCGAGGAAAAACTCCAAGCCGCCACCGCCCAGTTGGAAGGCCAACAGGCCACAAACAAAGAGCTCCAGGAGTTGCTGGTAAAATCTCAGGAGACGGAGGGTAACCTACAGGGAGAATCTCTGGCAATCACCGAGAAACTACGTCAACTAGAACAGGCCAATGGGGAACTTCAGGAGTCACTGTCCAACAAAGAGAAAAGCCTTAcagattttgaaaataaactCCAAGAAAGTAATTCTCTACTGGAAGGTCAAAAGAAAAGCCACAACGAACTCCAGGATAAGTTGGAAAAGGCTCAGGAAAGGGAAAGAAATCTACAAGAAGAAACCTCGAAATTAGCTGAGCAGCTGAGTCAACTACAGCTTAAGAATGAGGAGCTTCAAAAATCCCTCCAGCAAAAGCAATCGCTTTTGGAAAAAGGCAACGAATTTGACACACAGCTGGCGGAGTATCAGAAAGTCATCGATGAAATGGATGATTCGGCCTCCGTTAAGTCCAAGCTGCTGGAACAGCTGCAAAATAGAGTCGTGGAACTGGAGGCCGCACTCCATAAAGCCAACGAAGCCCAAAAGACTGCTAATCAGGAGACTAAGGAACTGAGGCGCCAGCTGGAATCGCTGGAATCGGAGAAGACCAGGGAGATTTTGACCCTTAAAACTCAGATGAATGGAGCGGGCAGCAGGTCTGGAAAGGGTGATGAACTGGAG TCACTAGACACCGAGACTAGTCTTGCCAAGATAAATTTCCTCAACTCAATCATTGCCGACATGCAACAGAAGAATGATGCTCTCAAGGCCAAAGTCCAGACACTCGAAACCATGCCTATGGACTTTACCAA ACCGCATGCCTTTGATGTGCTGACGAAGCGAAAACCGGCTCCCAGACTTTTCTGCGACATCTGCGACGAGTTTGATCAGCACGAGACGGAGGACTGTCCAATCCAGGCTAGTGAAGATCGGGATTACTCCCCACCACCATCGGAGGCCAATAACAATGAGAAGGAACGCAAGCTGCCTGCACCCAGGAAATACTGCGATTCCTGCGAgg TTTTTGGCCATGATACCAGCGAATGCGCCGATGATGAAACCTTTTAG
- the LOC119548817 gene encoding restin homolog isoform X10, translating to MSRESDDNLSSINSAYTDLYQETVRRFTRSSLSPTSDWDRFSPARRSLKSEAGSRTSYDYYLEATGRRRSSDHNSAVLTANTEQFIIGQRVWLGGLRPGQIAYIGETHFAPGEWAGVVLDEPNGKNDGCVSGKRYFQCEPKRGIFSRLTRLTTYPMSGAQTPTSPLAKNSPDRSRTVSPTASIRSSMLRSPGIGGKNGMAVGDRVIVSSGFGSRPGILRYLGETQFAPGNWCGVELDEPSGKNDGAVDDIRYFECKPKYGVFVPIAKVSLSPSSKKTRLSRTGSRESLTSIGTMNSIATTATSRMRMNAQQRKSITPVKPILATPKSQYSMQDLLREKQQHVEQLMVERDLDREDAQNQALQLQKNINELKARIVELESALGDERKKSEELQFSVDEAQFCGDEMNAQSQVYKEKIHDLETKITQLVSATPSLQSIPPPPPDDSAFKEEIAKLQEKLNTQQKETESRIAEQLEEEQRLRENVKYLQDQNATLQSELLSKDEALEKFSLSESGLENLRRELALLKEENEKQAEEAQAVFSRKLTEKSELLEKITSELQSLKAVSDSLESERVNKTDECEILQTEVRMRDEQIKELSQQLDELTTQLNVQKADSSALDDMLRLQTAGSDEKSTLLEKTEKELNQFKEEALKNQQEKEQLEKQLTELKQLAEQEKLVREKAETEINQIKLEKVNIEQQLALKETELENFQKKQSETQAHLQENKDLINQKDLKLIESGESLKQLQLQLDEKTKVQDKLLADLEELKKNQETVLIKKDQDLQQLQAKSTELEGSLKSTQEQLEQLQQQAAASGEEGSKNLAKLQEEISQLKAHAEKTQSELKSSQSDVEAKTKQLQLANGSLEEEAKKLVNLQEQITKLKAEVEETQSALSSSHTDVESKTKQLEAANAALEKVNKDYAESRAEASHLQDQVKEITDTLHAELLAERSSSSDLHTKLSKFSDELATGQKELTSKADAWSQEMLQKEKELQELRTQLQDSQDNQTKLKAEGERKEKSLEESIKNLQEQLAKSKAENQELSTGTQETIKELQERLEISNAEIQHKEKMATEDTQKIADLKTLVEAIQVANANISATNEELSTVLEVLQAERSETNHIFELFEMEADMNSERLIEKLTGMKEELKDTHLQLDEQQKKYQDLELKLEQTQQSEQTLQQESLTSKEQLKELQQSLVEVQDSLKQKEELVQKLEGQLKETSTKLEGQSTSSQEVQLKLEEAEKNKKNLQEESAKLIEQLQALQKTQSELSESLKKKDELVQSLEEKLKESNTQLETQNSATKETQVKLEEAQQREKALQEEAAKLNGELQQVQQANGEVRDSLVKVEELVKVFEEKLQAATAQLEGQQATNKELQELLVKSQETEGNLQGESLAITEKLRQLEQANGELQESLSNKEKSLTDFENKLQESNSLLEGQKKSHNELQDKLEKAQERERNLQEETSKLAEQLSQLQLKNEELQKSLQQKQSLLEKGNEFDTQLAEYQKVIDEMDDSASVKSKLLEQLQNRVVELEAALHKANEAQKTANQETKELRRQLESLESEKTREILTLKTQMNGAGSRSGKGDELESLDTETSLAKINFLNSIIADMQQKNDALKAKVQTLETMPMDFTKPHAFDVLTKRKPAPRLFCDICDEFDQHETEDCPIQASEDRDYSPPPSEANNNEKERKLPAPRKYCDSCEVFGHDTSECADDETF from the exons ATGAGTCGTGAAAGCGATGACAATTTAAGTTCGATCAATTCGGCTTATACAG ATCTCTATCAAGAGACTGTCAGGCGCTTTACGCGATCTTCGCTCTCACCCACATCCGATTGGGATCGCTTTTCGCCCGCTAGACGTTCGCTAAAATCGGAGGCTGGAAGTCGCACATCTT ATGATTATTATCTAGAGGCCACTGGGCGACGTCGCAGCTCAG ATCACAACAGCGCAGTGCTGACAGCAAATACAGAGCAGTTCATCATTGGCCAGCGGGTTTGGCTTGGTGGCCTTCGTCCCGGACAGATTGCCTACATTGGCGAAACACACTTTGCACCCGGCGAATGGGCGGGCGTGGTCCTGGATGAACCAAATG GTAAAAACGATGGCTGTGTGTCGGGCAAAAGATACTTCCAGTGCGAGCCGAAACGCGGCATTTTCTCACGCCTCACACGTCTTACCACATATCCCATGTCTGGGGCCCAGACACCGACTTCTCCCTTGGCCAAAAACTCCCCGGACAGATCGCGCACAGTCTCCCCAACTGCGAGTATTCGTAGCTCTATGCTTCGCAGTCCAGGCATTGGTGGCA AAAACGGAATGGCTGTGGGCGATCGTGTGATTGTCTCCTCTGGATTTGGCAGTCGTCCTGGTATTTTACGCTATTTGGGTGAGACACAATTCGCTCCTGGCAATTGGTGCGGCGTGGAATTGGATGAGCCAAGCGGCAAGAACGATGGAGCTGTGGATGATATAAG ATACTTCGAGTGCAAGCCCAAGTACGGGGTGTTTGTACCTATAGCGAAGGTTTCGCTATCGCCGTCTTCGAAGAAAACGCGTCTTTCGAGGACCGGATCACGGGAGTCCCTCACCTCGATCGGCACCATGAACAGCATCGCCACCACGGCCACGTCGCGCATGCGCATGAATGCTCAG CAGCGCAAGTCGATCACGCCCGTTAAGCCAATTTTAGCGACGCCGAAAAGCCAATATTCCATGCAG GATCTGCTGCGCGAGAAGCAACAACATGTGGAGCAGCTGATGGTGGAGCGCGATTTGGACCGCGAGGATGCCCAGAATCAGGCGCTGCAGCTGCAGAAGAACATCAACGAG CTAAAGGCAAGAATTGTTGAATTGGAGTCGGCATTGGGAGATGAACGAAAGAAATCGGAAGAGTTGCAGTTCTCTGTAGACGAAGCACAGTTTTGTGGCGATGAAATGAAT GCTCAGTCCCAGGTCTACAAAGAAAAAATCCACGATCTGGAGACGAAAATCACACAGCTGGTGTCCg CCACTCCCAGTCTGCAGAGTATACCACCACCGCCGCCAGATGATAGTGCCTTTAAGGAGGAAATTGCTAAACTGCAGGAAAAGTTAAATACTCAGCAGAAGGAAACGGAATCCCGGATCGCCGAGCAgctggaggaggagcagcgGCTGAGGGAAAATGTAAAGTACCTGCAAGATCAAAATGCCACTCTTCAGTCAGAGCTGCTTTCCAAGGATGAGGCCCTTGAAAAATTCTCCCTCTCAGAAAGTGGACTAGAAAATCTCCGAAGGGAACTTGCGCTGCTCAAGGAAGAAAACGAAAAACAAGCTGAGGAGGCACAAGCTGTTTTCTCTCGAAAACTGACCGAAAAATCGGAACTGCTGGAAAAAATCACCTCCGAATTGCAGAGCCTGAAGGCAGTCTCCGATTCTCTGGAAAGCGAAAGGGTTAACAAAACTGATGAATGCGAGATTCTTCAAACCGAAGTCCGCATGCGGGATGAGCAAATCAAGGAGCTAAGTCAACAACTCGATGAGCTAACCACCCAATTAAATGTACAAAAAGCAGATAGTTCGGCTCTGGATGATATGCTACGGTTGCAAACGGCTGGAAGTGATGAGAAATCGACCCTTTTAGAGAAAACCGAGAAGGAGCTAAATCAATTTAAAGAAGAGGCTTTGAAAAATCAACAGGAAAAAGAGCAACTTGAAAAGCAATTAACTGAATTAAAGCAATTGGCGGAACAAGAAAAACTAGTCAGAGAAAAGGCTGAAACTGAAAtcaatcaaataaaattagaaaaaGTAAACATAGAGCAGCAATTGGCCTTAAAAGAAACTGAACTTGAGAACTTCCAAAAGAAACAGTCTGAAACACAGGCTCATCTTCAGGAAAACAAGGATCTGATTAACCAAAAAGATCTAAAATTAATTGAATCTGGTGAATCCCTTAAACAACTGCAACTTCAACTGGATGAGAAAACTAAAGTTCAAGATAAACTCTTAGCTGACCTGGAAGAGCTGAAGAAAAATCAGGAAactgttttaattaaaaaggatCAGGATCTACAGCAGCTTCAGGCGAAGTCAACTGAGCTCGAAGGATCTCTAAAGTCCACTCAAGAACAATTAGAGCAACTTCAGCAACAGGCAGCCGCATCTGGAGAAGAGGGTTCCAAGAATTTGGCCAAATTGCAGGAAGAGATTAGTCAGCTTAAGGCCCACGCTGAGAAAACTCAATCCGAGCTAAAATCTAGCCAATCGGATGTGGAAGCCAAGACAAAACAATTGCAGTTAGCCAATGGAAGTCTAGAAGAGGAGGCCAAGAAGTTGGTCAATCTGCAGGAACAGATTACCAAACTTAAAGCCGAAGTGGAGGAGACCCAGTCAGCTCTCAGTTCAAGTCATACGGATGTGGAATCCAAAACTAAGCAATTGGAGGCAGCCAATGCTGCTCTTGAAAAAGTCAACAAG GACTACGCGGAATCGCGAGCGGAAGCTTCCCATCTGCAAGATCAGGTCAAGGAGATCACTGATACACTTCATGCTGAGCTACTGGCTGAACGATCCTCCTCCAGCGACCTACATACCAAACTCTCCAAGTTTTCGGATGAATTAGCCACCGGTCAAAAGGAACTGACCAGCAAAGCCGATGCCTGGAGCCAGGAGATGCTGCAGAAGGAAAAGGAACTGCAGGAGTTGCGAACGCAACTTCAAGACAGCCAAGACAACCAGACAAAACTGAAAGCAGAGGGAGAACGGAAGGAGAAATCTCTAGAAGAATCTATCAAGAATCTTCAGGAACAACTAGCCAAGTCTAAGGCGGAAAATCAAGAACTGAGCACTGGCACGCAGGAGACCATCAAGGAGCTTCAGGAGCGTCTGGAAATCAGCAATGCCGAGATTCAACACAAAGAGAAAATGGCCACTGAAGATACGCAGAAGATAGCTGATCTTAAAACGCTTGTGGAAGCCATCCAGGTGGCTAATGCCAACATATCGGCCACCAACGAAGAGCTCTCTACCGTACTGGAAGTGCTTCAAGCGGAAAGGAGTGAAACAAATCACATATTCGAGCTTTTTGAAATGGAGGCAGATATGAACTCAGAGCGACTAATCGAAAAACTAACTGGTATGAAGGAGGAGCTGAAGGATACCCATCTTCAACTGGATGAGCAGCAGAAAAAGTACCAGGACCTGGAGTTGAAACTAGAGCAAACGCAGCAAAGTGAGCAGACTTTGCAACAGGAATCCTTGACTTCCAAGGAGCAACTAAAGGAACTACAACAGTCCCTCGTAGAAGTTCAAGACTCTCTTAAGCAAAAAGAGGAACTTGTCCAGAAATTGGAAGGTCAGCTTAAGGAAACCAGTACCAAATTAGAAGGTCAATCAACTTCCTCTCAGGAAGTCCAACTAAAACTTGAAGAAGCTGAGAAGAATAAAAAGAACTTACAAGAGGAGAGTGCCAAATTAATCGAACAACTGCAGGCGCTACAAAAAACCCAGTCGGAACTCTCCGAGTCCCTCAAGAAAAAGGATGAACTTGTACAGAGTTTGGAGGAGAAACTGAAAGAAAGCAATACTCAATTAGAAACCCAAAATTCTGCGACAAAAGAAACCCAAGTTAAACTGGAGGAGGCGCAACAGAGGGAGAAAGCCTTGCAGGAAGAGGCTGCCAAATTAAACGGTGAGCTGCAACAAGTCCAACAGGCCAATGGAGAAGTAAGGGATTCCCTGGTAAAAGTAGAAGAGTTGGTGAAAGTTTTCGAGGAAAAACTCCAAGCCGCCACCGCCCAGTTGGAAGGCCAACAGGCCACAAACAAAGAGCTCCAGGAGTTGCTGGTAAAATCTCAGGAGACGGAGGGTAACCTACAGGGAGAATCTCTGGCAATCACCGAGAAACTACGTCAACTAGAACAGGCCAATGGGGAACTTCAGGAGTCACTGTCCAACAAAGAGAAAAGCCTTAcagattttgaaaataaactCCAAGAAAGTAATTCTCTACTGGAAGGTCAAAAGAAAAGCCACAACGAACTCCAGGATAAGTTGGAAAAGGCTCAGGAAAGGGAAAGAAATCTACAAGAAGAAACCTCGAAATTAGCTGAGCAGCTGAGTCAACTACAGCTTAAGAATGAGGAGCTTCAAAAATCCCTCCAGCAAAAGCAATCGCTTTTGGAAAAAGGCAACGAATTTGACACACAGCTGGCGGAGTATCAGAAAGTCATCGATGAAATGGATGATTCGGCCTCCGTTAAGTCCAAGCTGCTGGAACAGCTGCAAAATAGAGTCGTGGAACTGGAGGCCGCACTCCATAAAGCCAACGAAGCCCAAAAGACTGCTAATCAGGAGACTAAGGAACTGAGGCGCCAGCTGGAATCGCTGGAATCGGAGAAGACCAGGGAGATTTTGACCCTTAAAACTCAGATGAATGGAGCGGGCAGCAGGTCTGGAAAGGGTGATGAACTGGAG TCACTAGACACCGAGACTAGTCTTGCCAAGATAAATTTCCTCAACTCAATCATTGCCGACATGCAACAGAAGAATGATGCTCTCAAGGCCAAAGTCCAGACACTCGAAACCATGCCTATGGACTTTACCAA ACCGCATGCCTTTGATGTGCTGACGAAGCGAAAACCGGCTCCCAGACTTTTCTGCGACATCTGCGACGAGTTTGATCAGCACGAGACGGAGGACTGTCCAATCCAGGCTAGTGAAGATCGGGATTACTCCCCACCACCATCGGAGGCCAATAACAATGAGAAGGAACGCAAGCTGCCTGCACCCAGGAAATACTGCGATTCCTGCGAgg TTTTTGGCCATGATACCAGCGAATGCGCCGATGATGAAACCTTTTAG